The window AGTTTCACGTTACGCTGGATAACAGCCTTGAAAACTAACTCTTGGAAGTGGCGCTTCACCTCATCGTAAATCTGACGGGCAAGACGCAGACGACTGTCGTACATCGTCAGCAGGAAGCCCTCTATCTCCAACTTCGGATTTAACTTACTCTTGATAATCTTAATGGTGTTCAACAACTTGCTGATACCCTCCAATGCAAAGTATTCACACTGCACAGGAATGATAACAGAGTCAGCTGCTGTCAATGCATTGACAGTAATCAAACCGAGTGACGGACTACAGTCTATGAGGATGTAATCGTAATCGTCACGGATTGGAGCAAGTAAACTGCTCATAACCTTCTCACGACCATTAAGCTTCAACATCTCAATTTCAGCTCCAACAAGGTCGATATGGCTCGGAACAATGTCCAATCCTTCTATGTCAGTGGTGTAGATAGCGTCTTTTATGTCGGCATGGTCAATGATACATTCGTAAAGCGAACAATCCACCTCTTTGATATCCACGCCCAAACCGCTCGATGCATTAGCCTGCGGATCGGCATCAATCACCAGTACAGACTTCTCAAGCGTTGCTAAAGAAGCAGCCAAGTTGATGGTGGTAGTCGTCTTTCCGACGCCGCCTTTTTGGTTGGCAAGTGCGATAATCTTTCCCATTTTTCTATTTAATCCTATACATTTATTAGGCTACAAAGATACATATTTTATATGAGATTGCAGGGCTTTATAAACCTTTTTTCGTACTTTTGCACTGAAATCAAAGTGAAATTTATGAATTCTAAGAAACCACTCATACTTATATCTAACGATGATGGATACCACTCTAATGGTATTCGTACGCTCGTTTCATTCCTTACAGATTTTGCAGATGTTGTTGTCTGTGCTCCAGAAGCAGGACGTTCGGGTTTCTCATGTGCTTTCTCTGTGGTTGATTATCTACTGTTGAAGAAACGTCACAATATTCCCGACTGCGAGGTATGGTCATGTACAGGTACGCCTGTCGACTGTGTGAAGTTGGCGTTAGACCAGATTCTTGTTGACCGAAAGCCTGACCTTATTTTGGGAGGTATCAATCATGGAGATAATTCTTCTGTGAATAATCATTACAGTGGTACGATGGGAATTGCGTATGAGGGTTGTATGAAATATATCCCTTCTATCGCTTTTTCAAGTTGTGATTATGAT is drawn from Prevotella melaninogenica and contains these coding sequences:
- a CDS encoding ParA family protein, with the protein product MGKIIALANQKGGVGKTTTTINLAASLATLEKSVLVIDADPQANASSGLGVDIKEVDCSLYECIIDHADIKDAIYTTDIEGLDIVPSHIDLVGAEIEMLKLNGREKVMSSLLAPIRDDYDYILIDCSPSLGLITVNALTAADSVIIPVQCEYFALEGISKLLNTIKIIKSKLNPKLEIEGFLLTMYDSRLRLARQIYDEVKRHFQELVFKAVIQRNVKLSESPSHGLPVILYDADSTGAKNHLSLAKEIIEKNKK
- the surE gene encoding 5'/3'-nucleotidase SurE, which gives rise to MNSKKPLILISNDDGYHSNGIRTLVSFLTDFADVVVCAPEAGRSGFSCAFSVVDYLLLKKRHNIPDCEVWSCTGTPVDCVKLALDQILVDRKPDLILGGINHGDNSSVNNHYSGTMGIAYEGCMKYIPSIAFSSCDYDPNADLSYLRDYVRLIVKKVLADGLPKGVCLNVNFPKVEKFAGLKVCRMGWGSWTREVEACKHPRGFDYYWMTGHYRNDEPDATDNDQWALAHGYVTVTPSKIDVTDYEVLDKMKSWESL